A window of the Candidatus Dormiibacterota bacterium genome harbors these coding sequences:
- a CDS encoding VOC family protein — protein MAETKTAIANKPTWVDLATTDAAASREFYSKVFGWKIEVNPDPQYGGYGMAEVGGKRVAGIGPKMTPEAPTAWSVYISTDDADALAKKVQAAGGKVLAPPFDVGDQGRMATFADPSGAVIAAWQAGAMNSPMPVGEANTFGWAELNARGVDKAIPFYQKVFGWTVKTSDMGPDSPPYNEFQLGGESIAGGTEMNKMAPAQMPSYWLVYFTVADVDKSFKAATQAGAREMLAPMDFPGGRFAIVSDPQGAAFGILKMAPAPA, from the coding sequence ATGGCTGAAACCAAAACTGCGATCGCGAACAAGCCAACCTGGGTCGATCTCGCGACGACCGACGCGGCGGCGTCGCGCGAGTTCTACTCGAAGGTGTTTGGCTGGAAAATCGAGGTCAACCCCGATCCGCAGTACGGCGGGTACGGGATGGCCGAAGTCGGCGGCAAACGGGTGGCGGGGATTGGTCCCAAGATGACACCCGAAGCACCGACCGCCTGGTCGGTCTATATCAGCACCGATGATGCGGATGCCCTGGCGAAAAAGGTGCAGGCCGCCGGCGGCAAGGTCCTTGCGCCGCCCTTCGACGTCGGAGACCAGGGCCGCATGGCCACCTTCGCGGATCCGAGCGGCGCGGTCATTGCTGCCTGGCAGGCCGGTGCCATGAATTCGCCGATGCCCGTGGGCGAGGCGAACACGTTCGGATGGGCCGAGCTCAACGCGCGCGGCGTCGACAAGGCGATCCCCTTCTATCAGAAGGTCTTCGGCTGGACCGTCAAGACCAGCGATATGGGCCCGGATTCGCCACCGTACAACGAGTTCCAGCTCGGCGGCGAGAGCATCGCCGGCGGAACCGAAATGAACAAGATGGCGCCGGCCCAGATGCCCAGCTACTGGCTGGTCTATTTCACGGTCGCCGACGTCGACAAGTCGTTCAAGGCGGCGACGCAGGCCGGCGCGCGCGAGATGCTCGCGCCGATGGATTTCCCGGGCGGCCGTTTTGCGATCGTCAGCGACCCGCAGGGCGCAGCCTTCGGGATTCTCAAGATGGCGCCGGCGCCAGCCTAG
- a CDS encoding C39 family peptidase, which produces MTTLIKTALTALAALMLSGCGALASTGSTPSAAATPTPATPTVAALTAVAEQMFPRHPIYPIYVECINFKENGRAQPGTQDYSTCPLTDAMRARLAQTNAHLCCEQNPTTTRDIQVVPKPGGGLITVKMFEGNETVELVVVSIDGKLLVSDEPAKGSIESGTIVFQEKPTPTPITVPPTSSGTTRVLNVPWYHQAFELSCEEASLRMALASEGIATTDAAVLNIIGSDLRPAYVDSTGLHWGDPFATFVGNVNGSEIALTGYGTYYPTIAHAATVLGGHVLRAGQNIAPSEVYAAVLAGHPVVAWVTYKWVIQHRKDYVAFDGKTITYAGPGEHAVVVIGVTPTRVLINNPWSGPEWIAKSTFEPVYATYDDMAVVIA; this is translated from the coding sequence ATGACGACCTTGATCAAGACCGCACTGACCGCGCTGGCCGCGCTCATGCTGAGTGGCTGCGGAGCTCTCGCGTCCACTGGCAGCACGCCCTCGGCGGCGGCGACGCCGACGCCAGCCACGCCAACCGTGGCAGCCCTGACTGCGGTGGCCGAGCAAATGTTCCCGAGGCATCCGATCTACCCCATTTACGTCGAGTGCATCAACTTCAAGGAAAACGGCCGCGCGCAGCCGGGCACCCAGGACTACAGCACCTGCCCGTTGACCGACGCGATGCGCGCTCGGCTGGCCCAAACCAACGCCCATCTCTGCTGCGAGCAGAATCCGACGACGACCCGGGACATCCAGGTGGTGCCGAAACCGGGTGGGGGATTGATCACCGTCAAGATGTTCGAGGGAAACGAGACGGTCGAGCTGGTTGTCGTGTCCATCGACGGGAAGCTGCTGGTGAGCGACGAACCGGCAAAAGGGAGTATCGAGTCGGGCACGATCGTCTTCCAGGAGAAACCGACGCCAACGCCCATTACGGTCCCGCCAACCTCGTCAGGCACGACCCGCGTCCTCAATGTCCCGTGGTACCACCAGGCGTTTGAGCTGAGTTGCGAGGAAGCGTCCCTGCGGATGGCCCTCGCCTCCGAAGGCATTGCGACCACCGATGCCGCCGTGCTCAACATCATCGGCAGCGATTTGCGGCCGGCCTACGTCGACAGCACCGGTCTGCATTGGGGCGATCCCTTCGCCACCTTCGTGGGCAACGTCAACGGGAGCGAGATCGCCCTGACGGGCTACGGCACCTACTACCCGACGATCGCGCACGCCGCGACCGTGCTCGGAGGCCATGTGCTCCGAGCGGGACAAAATATTGCCCCATCGGAGGTGTACGCCGCAGTCCTGGCGGGCCATCCGGTGGTGGCGTGGGTCACCTACAAGTGGGTCATCCAGCATCGGAAGGATTACGTCGCTTTCGACGGCAAGACGATCACCTATGCCGGGCCGGGCGAGCACGCGGTCGTGGTGATCGGCGTGACGCCCACTCGGGTCTTGATCAACAACCCGTGGTCCGGTCCGGAGTGGATCGCCAAAAGCACCTTCGAGCCGGTTTACGCCACCTACGACGACATGGCTGTCGTCATCGCCTGA
- a CDS encoding ABC transporter ATP-binding protein, with protein MSLDAAVRLTLGSLDLEMEFSIGDSEVVALLGPNGAGKTTLLRAAAGLVPLRSGHVHLDGQVLEDTITGQYVPTEKRPIGFVFQDYLLFPHLSALDNVAFGLRSRGTPPQAAANKAIQWLDRVGLKTYAQAKPAQLSGGQRQRVALARALAPDPRLLLLDEPLAALDVTTRAEVRRDLKHHLASFQGIRLVVTHDPLEAVALADRLIVMEKGRLIQTGTPAEVTERPRSQYVADLVGVNLLEGRADHGSVRIAGGPVVAAAGAESGDVFAVIHPRAVAIHRIRPEGSPRNVWPGRATSIELMGSRVRVRIDGEVPLVAEVTPSALRDLDLVEGGEVWLSFKATDVGVYPA; from the coding sequence GTGAGCCTCGATGCTGCGGTCCGTCTGACCCTCGGGTCCCTCGACCTCGAAATGGAGTTCAGCATCGGGGACAGCGAGGTGGTGGCCCTGCTCGGTCCCAATGGGGCGGGCAAAACCACCCTTCTGCGGGCCGCAGCAGGCCTGGTGCCGCTGCGCTCTGGGCACGTCCACCTGGATGGTCAGGTCCTCGAAGACACCATTACCGGGCAATACGTCCCGACGGAAAAGCGGCCGATCGGTTTCGTGTTTCAGGACTATCTTCTCTTCCCACACCTCAGCGCCCTGGACAACGTGGCTTTCGGCCTTCGCTCCCGCGGCACGCCGCCCCAGGCGGCGGCGAACAAAGCGATCCAATGGCTGGACCGGGTTGGATTGAAAACGTATGCGCAAGCGAAGCCGGCTCAGCTGTCGGGAGGCCAGCGCCAGCGCGTGGCGCTGGCCCGCGCGCTCGCGCCTGACCCGCGCCTTCTCCTGCTCGACGAGCCCCTTGCGGCCCTCGACGTCACGACTCGGGCCGAAGTCCGCCGCGATCTCAAGCACCATCTCGCGTCGTTCCAGGGCATCCGGCTCGTCGTGACCCATGATCCCCTCGAGGCCGTGGCACTCGCCGATCGCTTGATCGTCATGGAGAAGGGGCGTCTGATCCAAACCGGGACACCGGCGGAAGTCACCGAGCGACCGCGGTCACAGTACGTCGCCGATCTCGTCGGCGTCAACCTGCTCGAGGGACGGGCCGACCATGGGTCGGTGCGGATCGCGGGCGGACCCGTCGTCGCGGCGGCCGGCGCCGAGTCGGGCGACGTCTTCGCGGTGATTCACCCACGCGCCGTCGCCATTCACCGGATCCGCCCCGAGGGTAGTCCTCGCAACGTGTGGCCGGGTCGGGCGACCAGCATCGAGCTCATGGGCAGCCGAGTTCGTGTTCGGATCGACGGTGAGGTCCCATTGGTCGCGGAGGTCACCCCTTCCGCGCTACGCGACCTGGATCTCGTGGAAGGAGGTGAGGTCTGGCTCTCGTTCAAGGCGACCGACGTCGGCGTCTACCCCGCGTGA
- a CDS encoding ABC transporter ATP-binding protein, which yields MTQEINAEPIVISTTGLAKAHKGVPALKGIDLTVRQHSIFGFLGPNGAGKTTTIKLLLGLARPTGGSATVFGLDVVKDSIAIRRRVGYLAQDPRFYDKMTARETLRFSASFFYTGPRDGIERRIEETLDLVSLADKADRPTKGFSGGERQRLGIAQAQINHPDLLILDEPAAALDPMGRRDVLLVMERLRQHTTIFYSTHILDDVQRVSDAVAILNHGALVAQAPIEELLRGSGGTSFSVSLRGDAEGVRQRLQEQAWVSALTFSEANGSRHLEVAVRDEAAAESQLLRLVMADPAVTVLDFGRTRHNLEEVFVDLVQGDKHGR from the coding sequence ATGACCCAGGAGATCAACGCGGAGCCCATCGTTATCAGTACCACGGGCCTGGCCAAGGCACATAAAGGCGTTCCGGCGCTCAAGGGGATCGACCTTACGGTGCGGCAGCATTCGATCTTCGGCTTCCTCGGCCCGAACGGTGCGGGAAAGACGACCACGATCAAGCTGCTGCTGGGTCTGGCGCGACCGACCGGTGGAAGTGCGACGGTCTTTGGCCTCGACGTTGTCAAAGACTCGATTGCCATCCGCCGGCGCGTCGGATACCTGGCGCAGGACCCTCGATTCTACGACAAGATGACCGCGCGCGAGACCCTGCGCTTCAGCGCCAGCTTCTTCTATACCGGCCCACGCGACGGCATCGAACGGCGCATCGAGGAGACCCTCGACCTGGTTAGTCTCGCTGACAAAGCGGACCGTCCGACGAAAGGCTTCTCGGGCGGTGAGCGCCAGCGGCTTGGTATCGCCCAGGCCCAGATCAACCATCCGGACCTGCTCATCCTCGATGAGCCGGCGGCCGCGCTCGACCCGATGGGCCGCCGCGATGTGCTCCTGGTGATGGAGCGACTGCGGCAGCATACGACGATCTTCTACTCGACCCACATCCTCGACGATGTCCAGCGGGTGAGTGACGCGGTCGCCATCCTCAATCACGGCGCGCTGGTCGCCCAGGCTCCAATCGAGGAATTGCTGCGTGGGAGCGGCGGCACGTCGTTCAGCGTGTCGCTGCGCGGTGACGCCGAAGGGGTTCGTCAGCGACTCCAGGAGCAGGCGTGGGTGTCTGCACTCACGTTCAGCGAGGCGAATGGGAGCCGTCACCTGGAGGTTGCCGTCCGCGATGAGGCAGCCGCGGAATCCCAGTTGCTGCGGCTGGTGATGGCGGACCCAGCCGTCACCGTCCTCGACTTCGGCCGTACTCGACACAATCTCGAAGAGGTCTTCGTCGACCTCGTGCAAGGAGACAAACATGGTCGCTGA
- a CDS encoding TOBE domain-containing protein, producing MELSARNQLQGEVVRLKSGTVMAEVEVKVQAGTVVAAITDASLKRLKLMTGDKVTVIIKATEVLIGK from the coding sequence GTGGAACTAAGTGCTCGCAATCAGCTCCAGGGTGAGGTCGTTCGGCTCAAGTCGGGTACCGTCATGGCCGAGGTCGAGGTCAAGGTCCAGGCCGGCACCGTGGTGGCCGCGATCACCGACGCGTCGCTCAAGCGGCTAAAGCTCATGACCGGCGATAAGGTCACCGTGATCATCAAGGCCACCGAGGTCCTGATCGGGAAGTAG
- a CDS encoding nickel-binding protein — translation MATYLVERNLPGLTNKHLIALQHALTEASRRLSASGSPVRYRGSTFLPARSRCFCIFEASGIALVKAVNETAQVPFVAIDEAIELAGYDADSKSKTLRRTK, via the coding sequence ATGGCCACCTACCTCGTCGAGCGAAACCTTCCGGGCCTGACCAACAAGCACCTGATCGCGCTGCAACACGCGCTGACCGAAGCGAGTCGGAGGCTGAGTGCCTCCGGCTCGCCCGTCCGCTATCGCGGCAGCACCTTCCTGCCGGCGCGGTCGCGCTGCTTCTGCATCTTCGAGGCGTCGGGGATCGCGCTTGTCAAAGCCGTCAACGAGACCGCCCAGGTTCCGTTCGTCGCCATCGACGAGGCGATTGAGCTCGCAGGCTACGACGCCGACTCGAAAAGCAAAACACTGAGGAGAACGAAATGA
- a CDS encoding ABC transporter permease → MVAEMAFQPTRGHGWPTGLGTLLRHEMQAFWGSRSWWVQVLVWTVFVQGLLLNSLAQAHGGAPGTEFASVAMGTFGVFGVIVLTHNAIVGEKQSGTAAWIMSKPVSRTAFVLARFLGAIGGYVAVVIAIEGAVAYAVLTLSGHPVAAPTYVGAMAAGAIYLLFFVALLLFLGTLFNARGPVLAIPLVAILLGQLFHLDLSNIAAALLPAGHSAISVSANSGGSIATAALAVSAIYVVLTIGLLAGAILRFSREEF, encoded by the coding sequence ATGGTCGCTGAAATGGCGTTTCAACCGACTCGTGGTCACGGGTGGCCAACCGGACTCGGCACGCTGCTGCGTCACGAGATGCAGGCGTTCTGGGGCAGCCGGTCGTGGTGGGTGCAGGTACTGGTTTGGACCGTCTTTGTCCAGGGACTGCTGCTCAACTCCCTCGCGCAAGCCCACGGTGGTGCACCGGGGACCGAATTCGCCTCGGTGGCGATGGGAACCTTCGGCGTCTTCGGGGTGATTGTCCTCACCCACAATGCCATCGTTGGGGAAAAGCAGTCCGGAACCGCCGCCTGGATCATGTCGAAGCCCGTCTCGCGCACCGCCTTCGTCCTGGCGAGGTTTCTCGGGGCAATCGGCGGCTACGTCGCGGTCGTGATTGCGATCGAAGGCGCCGTCGCCTACGCTGTCCTGACGCTTTCGGGACACCCCGTCGCGGCTCCGACCTACGTGGGCGCCATGGCCGCGGGGGCAATCTACCTTCTTTTCTTTGTCGCCCTCTTACTCTTCCTCGGGACCCTCTTCAACGCCCGGGGACCGGTTCTGGCGATTCCGCTGGTAGCGATCCTGCTGGGACAGCTCTTCCACCTCGACCTATCGAACATCGCGGCGGCGCTTCTTCCGGCCGGGCATTCCGCGATCAGTGTTTCGGCCAACTCCGGAGGCTCGATCGCGACGGCGGCTCTCGCGGTCAGTGCTATCTACGTGGTCCTGACCATCGGCCTGCTCGCCGGCGCCATCCTGCGCTTCAGCCGGGAGGAGTTCTGA
- a CDS encoding type II CAAX endopeptidase family protein: MIRRPMIAFFVFAYALTWIPTALILLATQFGILAANAPVASVAGRLISFGPAIAALIVTAVVAGRVGVGQLLRRVVQGRVGLRWYLIVLAGVPAAFLLGASLLFGGAPFRASAGQWQTALILYLPTVVVAALTTGLGEEMGWRGFALPRLQLRYGPLVATLILGILWGLWHAPNIVFQHMGPQTFGLFLLETLGDAFILTWVYNNTRGSLLLVILLHAVQDKTFGILGLLMPSMTIDQGYLLFIVVDSVALLVILALTRGTLSYDARRIGRSSAPDLEPAIQRSARR; encoded by the coding sequence ATGATACGTCGCCCAATGATCGCGTTCTTCGTCTTCGCGTACGCGTTGACCTGGATCCCGACCGCGCTGATCCTGCTCGCCACCCAGTTCGGGATTCTCGCCGCGAACGCCCCGGTAGCCAGCGTTGCCGGTCGGCTCATTAGTTTCGGACCTGCGATCGCCGCGCTCATCGTGACCGCAGTGGTAGCCGGACGCGTCGGCGTTGGTCAGCTACTGCGACGCGTGGTGCAGGGCCGCGTCGGGCTCCGCTGGTACCTCATCGTCCTCGCCGGCGTGCCGGCGGCCTTTCTGCTTGGCGCGAGCCTCCTATTTGGCGGAGCGCCGTTCCGGGCATCGGCCGGCCAGTGGCAAACGGCGTTGATCCTCTACCTCCCGACCGTCGTGGTTGCGGCGCTCACGACCGGTCTTGGCGAGGAGATGGGCTGGCGGGGTTTCGCGCTGCCGCGTCTCCAGCTTCGATATGGGCCGTTGGTTGCCACACTCATCCTCGGGATCCTTTGGGGTCTGTGGCACGCGCCCAACATCGTTTTCCAGCACATGGGTCCGCAAACGTTCGGCTTGTTCCTTCTGGAAACCCTGGGTGACGCGTTCATTTTGACCTGGGTCTACAACAACACACGCGGCAGTCTCCTCCTCGTGATCCTGCTGCACGCCGTCCAGGACAAGACCTTCGGCATCCTGGGACTGCTCATGCCGAGCATGACCATCGACCAGGGCTACCTTCTATTCATCGTCGTGGACAGTGTCGCGCTCCTGGTCATCCTTGCCCTGACCCGTGGCACGCTCTCGTACGACGCGCGTCGCATCGGCCGGTCGTCCGCTCCCGACCTCGAGCCCGCGATCCAGCGGAGCGCCAGGCGATGA